A segment of the Candidatus Cloacimonadota bacterium genome:
GTCAGAATTATTAATGGTACTGAAAGTCATTTACATACTCTTTTTCTGTTAAACCCAAATTTTTCTGTAAAGGAAATCTTAAAGAATGTTAAAGGTGAATCATCCCATTGGATAAATCAAAATGACTTTTTCAAAGCAAAATTTTCCTGGCAGATAGGTTATGG
Coding sequences within it:
- a CDS encoding transposase, whose translation is MSHSLTRIWIHSVWSTKNRFPFLEKNKKIKIVHHLSEIFEKSNCGVRIINGTESHLHTLFLLNPNFSVKEILKNVKGESSHWINQNDFFKAKFSWQIGYG